Genomic window (Bacillus pumilus):
GACGCAAACGGCAGCCCATTCCCTCATAACACTCAAGGGACAGGCAGTGTTCGCATCATTGAAGCACTCCAAGCGTCTTCAATCGTTTCTGACGCCAGCTATTCTTACGGCACATTCTTGAAAGAAAAAGGCGTTCAAATCAAAACGAAGAAATTCAAGGTAAAAAACCTTTCAAAAGCACCGAAAACGTATACCATTGATTACAAATTCGATGGCAGCGGCATTCGTACAAACGGAACGAAAAAAATCACTGTCAAAGGAAATTCAACTGGGTCCTTTACGTCTGCGGTACAGGTGAAATACGGTAAAACCAAAAAAGGAACATACCAAGGCAGCATCACCCTTCGCGAAAATGGCAGAAAGGTCACAGAGATCCCAACTTTATTGATTGTTAAAGAGCCTGATTACCCGCGCGTCACCTCGGTTTCCGTAGAGCCGGATAACCGTGCTGGAAGCTATGTCATCAGCAGCTATCTGCCTGGCGGCGCTGAGAATCTTGCATTTCTCGTTTACTCGACAGATGGAGAATATTTAGGTGAAGCAGGAGTTTATCAACATGTTGATAAAGGAGAGCACCGAGTGAAGTGGAATGGTACGATCAATCAAGGCCAAAAGCTCGCGTCTGGTGAATATACAATGCTGGCTTATGCAAGTTTGAAAGGGAAATCAGACACTGTTCAAACGAAAGAACCTTTCGAAATTTACCCTGAATAAATGTGAATCACAAGAAAAGCCTTGCTTGAGCGAATATGCTCATCAAGGCTTTTCGATCATATATGGAGGAAAGAGAGATTGATGTTGATATTGCTATGGATCGTTTCTTTTTTTACTGCTTTTTTTCTAACGATCACCTTGGTGTATTTTCTCACCCTTTTACATGCGAAACATCCTCGTCCTTTTCATCAAGCATGCGAGCTGACGGTCTATGTATCCTTCATTTACCCGCTTAGTTTGCTGGTGACAGCCACGTTTTTGTTCATCATGATGCTCATTTTCCCCTTTTACTGGCTGCGCGGACGATAAACATACATACGTTATGCATCAAAGGCTTCTTTTAATAAACGATACGATGTGAGCCGGTCTTGCATGTGGTGAGTAATCGTCACAGCGATCACTTCATTTGTACGATACGCTTTCGCTAGTGCCGTCAGCTGTTTTTTCACAGAAGATGGCGTTCCAACCACCATCCTTTGACGATTGGCAGCCACTCGTTTTTGTTCATATGGACTGTAGGAATAAGCTTGTGCGGCTTCATATGAAGGAAAGCCCCTAAGGTTTTGCCCCTGTTCATTGGCAAGCAGAGATAAATCTAAGCTAACTGCCAGTTTTTCTGCGTGCTCCTCTGTTTCAGCACATAACACGAAAACTGCCACACTGACGCGCGGCTCAGCACCGAATGCTGAAGGTTCAAAGCGGTTGATATACTGCGCTACTGAGTCTTCTCCGCCTTCGCCATTGATAAAGAGAGCAAACGTATAGCCTGCACCTGCTTTCGCCGCTAGCCTCGCACTCTCTCCAGAGGAACCAAGCATCCATACCTCTGGTGCAGTCTCTACCTTCGGAGAAGCGGTTAAATGAGGCAGCGGGTAAAATTCATCCGCTAGGTCATGTAAATAGACCTTCAACTCTTCTACCTGCTCAGGATATTGATCACCTAGACGTTTTCGTTCACCGTTATGAAGGGCAATGGAGGAGATCGGCATACCACCGGGAGCACGTCCAATGCCAAGATCGATTCTGCCAGGAGACAGTGCTTCTAGAACCCTGAAGTTCTCTGCTACTTTATAGGCGCTATAGTGAGGCAGCATCACACCGCCTGAGCCAATACGTATGTGTGATGTAACGGCTGATAAATGGCCAAGAAGCACCTCTGGACTCGATCCTGCAAGCCGATTTGAAAAGTGATGCTCTGATACCCAAAATCGGTGATAGCCCCACTTCTCTGCCTGCTTTGCCAATTCAACTGTTTGCTTCAATGCCTCAGCAGGTGTTGCCTCTCCGATCAACGGAGATTGATCCAGTATGCTTAATTTCATCGTGCTACACCTCTTACAGAAAGCCCCCTCTCTCAATCGAAAGGGGGATTCCTTATTTATTTTCGATTAAAGCCCTTCTCTTTGACAAATTCTCCAAGGAAGGCACGCTTTGGCTGGCTAAAGCCGCGAAGCATCTGCTCGGACCAAGTATCTTTTCTTTCACCGTTTGTTCGTTCTTCATAATACGAGGAAATGCGATCATCGTATTCCTTTAAATAACGATCCACATGCGCTTCATCTTGCTGATATGAATTTTCATGATAAATAAGTTCAACTGGCAGACGTTCCTTTTGTGACGATTGACTGGCTGGATGTCCGACAACCAGACCAAACAACGGCAGCACATAAGATGGCGTTTCAAGTAATTCAGAGACTTCTCTCAGTTGATTACGCAGACCGCCAATGTAGCAGATCCCAAACCCCATTGATTCTGCGGCTACACTCATATTTTGCGCAGCCAGCGCCGCATCAATGACGCTAATGAGAAAGGCTTCCGTATTCTCAAGCGCCTCCTGATGATTTTTCCCTGCTTTTTTTGCAATATCATCATGGCGTTTCAAGTCTGCACAGAAGACAAAGAAATGCCCATTCTTCTCAACGTATGGCTGATTCCCAGCCAGTTCCGCAAGCTTGGCCTTCTTCTTCTGATCTGTGACACCAATCATACTGTACGCCTGTACATAGCTTGATGTCGAAGCAGCCTGTGCACTTTTGATGAGTGTCAGTACCTCTTCTTCGGACAAACGCTCGTCTGTAAACGAACGGATGGACCGATGATTTAATATCGTTTCTATTGTTTTATTCAATTCGAAGACCTCCTTCACTTCTACTATCATAAGACAAAGACATATGGCTTTTCAAAAATAAAAACTCATATGAAAAAAGACAGTCTATTCTTAGACTGCCCCAGCGTGTAGACAAACCCTCGCATTCGGTGTCAGTCCTGTGCGCTGGTGCTCACGAATGTCAAATTCGCTCCGCGCCAGTGCTCGTCCTTCCTAGACTGCAAAGGTTTTCTATCACGCTGAAAAGAAGACAAAGGACTAAAATAAAGATCATTTTAGCCCTTTGTCAACAATCTGAGGCAGTCTATTCTTAGACTGCCCTTACTTTTTTATTTAAATAAATAGCTTTGATATTTCGTTAATTGAACACTTGCGTTATAAGCGATTCCGAAACCAATGAGAACAGATAAGACGGAGCTGCCTCCGAAGCTGATAAACAGGAGCGGAATCCCTGTTACAGGCATTACACCTATGTTCATCCCAATGTTCTGGAACGTATGAATCACAATCAGTGCTGTATATCCAACACAGAAGAATGATGCAAATCGGCTATATGGATGGATGCGATCGATCAGCACGACAAGCCGGTAGATCAAGAAGAAGAACATGATCACAACAAACGCACAGCCGACAAAGCCAAAGGCTTCTCCTATAATCGAGAAAATCATATCTGTTTGTGCTTCAGGAACATAGACTTTTAAGTTTTTAACCCCATTCCCAAAAATCTGTCCAGCACCAATGGCCATAATGGCTTGGTCTACTTGATATTTATCAGACCCAGAAGCATCCTGTGTCTGCGCTTGGTTGGCTGACGTAGATTGATCAGGCAGCCAAGCAGTAATCCGGTTAATCTGATACTGCTGAATACCGATTGTTTTCGCAACATCAGGGAAGAGAATGATCACGGCTAACACAGCGGCAATTAAAAGCACAACCACGGAACCAATGAGAGAGATCAATTTCCAATTGACTCCTGATAAAAACACCATCACGACCACAATAAACATACAGACAGCTGCCGTCCCTGCATCCTGTAAGAAGATCAGTCCAACTGGGACAGCTGCCACTCCGGCAATTTTTAATAGAAGGAAGATATCATCTTCTAATGTCCGTTTTCCTCTAGGGCTTGATTTTCCAATGACAGATGCGAGCATCATAATCAAACCTATTTTCATGAACTCTGAAGGCTGAAGTGTCCCAACCCCCGGTATCACAAACCAGCTTTTTGCACCATTTTTAATTGGGGCAAAATCATGACCTCCGATTTGTGCAGGAGCGATTTTCAGAAAAATTAACAGCAAAATGCCGCCTATAAAAATATATAAGCTCAGTTTTTCTAATTGCTCTAAGTCAAAATAATTAATGGCTACAATACATATGACCCCGACCATGTAGTAAATAATCTGCCTCGTCCATGCATTAGTTCCATACTGCCCAAACTGACCCGCAGCATATATCGCAATGACACTGATGGCAAAGAAGGCGAAAAATATAAAAATCAAATCCCCTTGATAGTAAGGAGATGTATTCTGCTTGTTCATGAACTAACCACCCTTATTACAAAACATAAAAGCCCTTATTTATATTAGATTGAAATTTTCACAAAAGCAACTCACCTTAAATATGACGGAAGATACTGCCGAAAGGTTCCAATCAATTTTCAAAAAATGAAATACTTTTCATCCTAACAATAGGAAAATATTCCTCTACACGCTTATCAAGCAACCGATCATGAGTCCTTTAAAAAGATTATTTTACAGATTTTAAGGGGAAAATTCAATGACCTATGTGGCGATATGACAAGCAATATCGTGCCAGTGTACGGTATACGGAGGGAAAAAGAAAAAAACCGTTTTTTACGGAATAAGGCCCATTTTCCAATTATTGCGTTTACTTCAAAGTCAATTGTGGTATAATACTTGTAACAAAATGTTCACATTATCTCCTAAAAACAGACACAATTGCATCCTGACCTCTCATTTGATTTGAACATCAACTTACAAAGGAGTTGGATACGATGGATATGTTCTTTGCGTACCTATGTATTGCAACGGCTACACCCCTGTTTTTATGGCTTGAAAACAGAAA
Coding sequences:
- a CDS encoding LLM class flavin-dependent oxidoreductase, whose translation is MKLSILDQSPLIGEATPAEALKQTVELAKQAEKWGYHRFWVSEHHFSNRLAGSSPEVLLGHLSAVTSHIRIGSGGVMLPHYSAYKVAENFRVLEALSPGRIDLGIGRAPGGMPISSIALHNGERKRLGDQYPEQVEELKVYLHDLADEFYPLPHLTASPKVETAPEVWMLGSSGESARLAAKAGAGYTFALFINGEGGEDSVAQYINRFEPSAFGAEPRVSVAVFVLCAETEEHAEKLAVSLDLSLLANEQGQNLRGFPSYEAAQAYSYSPYEQKRVAANRQRMVVGTPSSVKKQLTALAKAYRTNEVIAVTITHHMQDRLTSYRLLKEAFDA
- the nfsA gene encoding oxygen-insensitive NADPH nitroreductase; the protein is MNKTIETILNHRSIRSFTDERLSEEEVLTLIKSAQAASTSSYVQAYSMIGVTDQKKKAKLAELAGNQPYVEKNGHFFVFCADLKRHDDIAKKAGKNHQEALENTEAFLISVIDAALAAQNMSVAAESMGFGICYIGGLRNQLREVSELLETPSYVLPLFGLVVGHPASQSSQKERLPVELIYHENSYQQDEAHVDRYLKEYDDRISSYYEERTNGERKDTWSEQMLRGFSQPKRAFLGEFVKEKGFNRK
- a CDS encoding FtsW/RodA/SpoVE family cell cycle protein, whose protein sequence is MNKQNTSPYYQGDLIFIFFAFFAISVIAIYAAGQFGQYGTNAWTRQIIYYMVGVICIVAINYFDLEQLEKLSLYIFIGGILLLIFLKIAPAQIGGHDFAPIKNGAKSWFVIPGVGTLQPSEFMKIGLIMMLASVIGKSSPRGKRTLEDDIFLLLKIAGVAAVPVGLIFLQDAGTAAVCMFIVVVMVFLSGVNWKLISLIGSVVVLLIAAVLAVIILFPDVAKTIGIQQYQINRITAWLPDQSTSANQAQTQDASGSDKYQVDQAIMAIGAGQIFGNGVKNLKVYVPEAQTDMIFSIIGEAFGFVGCAFVVIMFFFLIYRLVVLIDRIHPYSRFASFFCVGYTALIVIHTFQNIGMNIGVMPVTGIPLLFISFGGSSVLSVLIGFGIAYNASVQLTKYQSYLFK